The proteins below are encoded in one region of Rana temporaria chromosome 2, aRanTem1.1, whole genome shotgun sequence:
- the PDIK1L gene encoding serine/threonine-protein kinase PDIK1L yields the protein MQAAIWRSGVILKIPGENVYDVKAFSSEVSIKMVSSQPKYDLIKEVGRGSYGVVYEALVRRTCQRVAVKKIRCQAPENVELALREFWALSSIQGQHPNVIHLEECVLQRDGTVQRMLHGSSSALYLPLVETSLKGKIAFDPRSTYCLWFVMDFCDGGDMNEYILTRRPSRRTNTSFMLQLSSALAFLHKNQIIHRDLKPDNILVCKARDGMDEPTLKVADFGLSKVCSTSGLNPEEPASVNKSFLSTACGTDFYMAPEVWEGHYTAKADIFALGVILWAMLERLTILDSHTKKRLLGGYVQRGAQIVPVGEALLENPKMEFPIPIKKKTMNRRMKQLLQQMLSANPQERPDAFQLELRLIQIAFRDYTWET from the exons ATGCAAGCTGCTATTTGGCGTAGTGGTGTGATACTGAAAATTCCAGGTGAAAATGTATACGATGTGAAAGCTTTTTCAAGCGAAG TAAGTATAAAGATGGTCAGTAGCCAGCCTAAGTATGACCTGATAAAGGAAGTAGGCCGTGGCAGCTATGGAGTGGTGTACGAAGCCTTAGTTCGCAGGACATGCCAGCGAGTCGCAGTTAAAAAAATCCGCTGCCAAGCACCAGAGAATGTTGAATTGGCATTGAGGGAGTTCTGGGCATTGAGCAGCATCCAAGGCCAACATCCTAATGTAATTCATTTGGAGGAGTGTGTCCTGCAGAGAGATGGGACAGTTCAACGCATGTTACATGGATCCAGTTCAGCACTTTACCTTCCG TTGGTGGAAACCTCTCTAAAAGGCAAAATTGCCTTTGACCCACGCAGTACTTATTGTCTATGGTTCGTGATGGATTTCTGTGATGGAGGAGATATGAACGAGTACATCTTAACTAGGAGACCAAGTCGTCGAACCAACACCAGTTTCATGTTGCAACTAAGTAGTGCACTTGCATTTCTACACAAGAACCAGATAATACACCGTGACCTAAAGCCTGATAATATTCTGGTGTGTAAAGCACGTGATGGCATGGATGAACCTACTCTAAAGGTGGCTGACTTTGGACTGAGTAAAGTATGTTCTACTTCAGGCTTGAACCCCGAAGAACCAGCCAGTGTAAACAAGAGCTTTTTATCTACTGCATGTGGCACTGATTTTTACATGGCACCCGAGGTGTGGGAGGGTCATTATACAGCAAAAGCAGATATTTTTGCTCTAGGAGTAATACTGTGGGCCATGCTTGAGCGCTTAACGATCTTGGACAGTCACACCAAAAAGAGGTTGCTTGGTGGCTATGTTCAACGGGGAGCACAAATTGTTCCAGTGGGAGAAGCGCTGCTCGAGAACCCCAAAATGGAATTTCCTATTCCTATCAAGAAAAAAACCATGAATCGGCGCATGAAACAATTGCTGCAACAGATGTTGTCCGCTAACCCTCAGGAGCGTCCAGATGCCTTTCAGCTTGAACTACGTCTCATTCAGATTGCCTTCAGAGACTATACATGGGAAACGTGA